A genomic window from Diorhabda sublineata isolate icDioSubl1.1 chromosome 8, icDioSubl1.1, whole genome shotgun sequence includes:
- the LOC130448020 gene encoding probable aminoacyl tRNA synthase complex-interacting multifunctional protein 2 isoform X2 translates to MNGPLKMYRTKPIIIHDQQMGTPKCMYSLINIHSKESKEIVGQSTDHVSTTNNSRIFDQSNHQIPGMAELEAKQTEILKQLDNLKKQIISIKLDLKNNYSSPVISQSAFSNSTSEKLSGLPNLVIKTSPTNPPHSLRILQKLLQDKVELNFTSHLHSSVSELTEDAKELEQSLINHNLKHNVPKLNIKLIWKNVGVNTELIVSRIPIIGEVNLIRYLTRIIDSSLSYSSDPNSVEIDSILDTCHQILRSKTKTERAIHLVTLNKSLGKAQWLGGRNSYSLGDIAAYSALKQASNRNEINANLSNWFQRCKNVL, encoded by the exons atgaatggTCCATTGAAAATGTATCGAACTAAACCAATTATTATACACGATCAACAAATGGGAACTCCAAAATGCATGTATAGTCTGATAAATATCCACTCAAAAGAGTCTAAAGAAATTGTTGGCCAGTCTACTGATCACGTTTCCACAACGAATAATTCTAGGATTTTCGACCAg tcAAACCATCAAATACCTGGCATGGCAGAACTGGAAGCTAAACAAACAGAAATCTTAAAACAACTTGATAATTTGAAGAAACAAATTATATCCATTAAATTGGaccttaaaaataattattccagCCCAGTTATTTCACAAAGTGCATTTTCTAATTCAACATCAGAGAAG CTTAGTGGTCTTCCAAATCTTGTTATTAAGACAAGTCCAACAAATCCCCCTCATTCTCTGAGAATCCTTCAGAAGTTACTGCAAGATAAAGTTGAATTAAACTTTACTTCCCATCTACATTCTTCAGTTTCAGAATTAACAGAAGATGCGAAAGAGTTAGAACAATCCCTCATTAACCACAATTTGAAACATAATGTaccaaaattgaatattaagttGATATGGAAAAATG TTGGTGTCAACACAGAACTTATAGTATCCAGAATCCCAATCATAGGAGAAGTAAATCTAATTAGGTACCTAACCCGTATAATCGATTCCTCACTTTCCTATAGTTCGGATCCGAACAGTGTAGAAATCGATTCAATTTTAGATACATGTCATCAAATATTACGGTCTAAAACCAAGACTGAAAGGGCCATTCATCTGGTAACATTGAACAAATCACTAGGAAAAGCGCAATGGTTAGGAGGAAGGAATAGTTATAGCTTGGGAGATATTGCCGCTTATTCTGCTCTCAAACAGGCTTCAAATAGAAACGAGATTAACGCGAATTTATCGAACTGGTTTCAACGATGTAAAAACGTTTTATGa
- the LOC130448020 gene encoding probable aminoacyl tRNA synthase complex-interacting multifunctional protein 2 isoform X1 gives MNGPLKMYRTKPIIIHDQQMGTPKCMYSLINIHSKESKEIVGQSTDHVSTTNNSRIFDQVKQFLKSNHQIPGMAELEAKQTEILKQLDNLKKQIISIKLDLKNNYSSPVISQSAFSNSTSEKLSGLPNLVIKTSPTNPPHSLRILQKLLQDKVELNFTSHLHSSVSELTEDAKELEQSLINHNLKHNVPKLNIKLIWKNVGVNTELIVSRIPIIGEVNLIRYLTRIIDSSLSYSSDPNSVEIDSILDTCHQILRSKTKTERAIHLVTLNKSLGKAQWLGGRNSYSLGDIAAYSALKQASNRNEINANLSNWFQRCKNVL, from the exons atgaatggTCCATTGAAAATGTATCGAACTAAACCAATTATTATACACGATCAACAAATGGGAACTCCAAAATGCATGTATAGTCTGATAAATATCCACTCAAAAGAGTCTAAAGAAATTGTTGGCCAGTCTACTGATCACGTTTCCACAACGAATAATTCTAGGATTTTCGACCAggttaaacagtttttaaag tcAAACCATCAAATACCTGGCATGGCAGAACTGGAAGCTAAACAAACAGAAATCTTAAAACAACTTGATAATTTGAAGAAACAAATTATATCCATTAAATTGGaccttaaaaataattattccagCCCAGTTATTTCACAAAGTGCATTTTCTAATTCAACATCAGAGAAG CTTAGTGGTCTTCCAAATCTTGTTATTAAGACAAGTCCAACAAATCCCCCTCATTCTCTGAGAATCCTTCAGAAGTTACTGCAAGATAAAGTTGAATTAAACTTTACTTCCCATCTACATTCTTCAGTTTCAGAATTAACAGAAGATGCGAAAGAGTTAGAACAATCCCTCATTAACCACAATTTGAAACATAATGTaccaaaattgaatattaagttGATATGGAAAAATG TTGGTGTCAACACAGAACTTATAGTATCCAGAATCCCAATCATAGGAGAAGTAAATCTAATTAGGTACCTAACCCGTATAATCGATTCCTCACTTTCCTATAGTTCGGATCCGAACAGTGTAGAAATCGATTCAATTTTAGATACATGTCATCAAATATTACGGTCTAAAACCAAGACTGAAAGGGCCATTCATCTGGTAACATTGAACAAATCACTAGGAAAAGCGCAATGGTTAGGAGGAAGGAATAGTTATAGCTTGGGAGATATTGCCGCTTATTCTGCTCTCAAACAGGCTTCAAATAGAAACGAGATTAACGCGAATTTATCGAACTGGTTTCAACGATGTAAAAACGTTTTATGa
- the LOC130448019 gene encoding 4-aminobutyrate aminotransferase, mitochondrial, producing the protein MWTKPVSTIVQHALKTGSVRATSTILAGEPTEPKVVTSEIPGPKSKQLIGDLDSVTQSSSVQFFADYEKSIGNYITDVDGNSYLDVFMQISSIPLGYNHPDMLEVFRNEENLKALVNRPALGSFPNEFWPQKLKDVLMSISPGLDNVMTMMCGSCSNENAYKCLFMTYRKHQRGEKVEFLDEELSSCMINKPPGAPNLSLLSFKGAFHGRTMGTLSTTHSKAIHKIDIPAFDWPIAPFPKYKYPLEEHIRENKQEDEKCLVRIEELFEDFNKKGSPVAGVIIEPIQSEGGDNEASPEFFQQLQRISKKYGAGFLIDEVQTGGGATGKMWCHEHFNLDSPPDVMTFSKKMLTGGFYHNLDHKPSQSYRIYNTWMGDPSKLLLLEAFLKVVKKQNLLNQVNIVGDKLKSGLHECEKEFPIINSVRGRGTFLAVNVETTALRDKIVGNLKKRGVLTGGSGDQAIRFRPSLTLQEHHVDILLDRFREVLKELK; encoded by the exons GAAGTGTTCGTGCGACATCAACAATTTTGGCAGGTGAACCAACCGAACCAAAAGTGGTTACATCTGAAATACCAGGACCTAAATCGAAGCAGTTAATTGGAGATTTAGATTCTGTAACG CAAAGTTCTTCTGTACAATTTTTCGCAGATTATGAGAAATCTATTGGAAATTACATTACCGACGTTGATGGTAATTCGTATCTGGATGTATTCATGCAGATTTCTTCCATTCCTCTTGGATATAACCATCCGGATATGTTGGAAGTTTtcagaaatgaagaaaattta aAAGCGTTAGTCAATCGTCCTGCATTGGGCTCATTTCCTAATGAATTTTGGCCACAGAAGCTTAAAGATGTTCTAATGTCTATTTCGCCGGGACTTGATAACGTAATGACAATGATGTGTGGCTCCTGCTCGAATGAAAACGCTTACAAATGCTTATTTATGACATACAGGAAACATCAACGAGgagaaaaagttgaatttttag ACGAAGAATTGTCATCTTGTATGATAAACAAGCCCCCTGGTGCACCCAACTTGTCGTTACTTTCTTTCAAAGGAGCTTTCCATGGTAGGACTATGGGTACTTTATCTACTACACATTCGAAAGCTATACACAAGATTGACATACCTGCTTTTGATTGGCCAATTGCaccttttccaaaatataaatatcctCTAGAAGAACATATTAGAGAAAACAAACAAGAAgatgaaaaatgtttagttCGAATAGAAGAATTATTTGAAgactttaataaaaaag gtTCCCCTGTTGCCGGTGTAATCATTGAACCAATTCAATCAGAAGGTGGCGACAATGAAGCTTCTCccgaattttttcaacaattacagaggatttccaaaaaatatggTGCTGGTTTTCTAATTGATGAAGTGCAAACTGGTGGCGGGGCTACTGGTAAAATGTGGTGCCATGAACATTTTAATTTGGATTCTCCGCCAGATGTAATGACGTTCAGTAAAAAAATGTTGACTGGTGGATTCTATCATAATCTAGATCATAA GCCTAGTCAGTCGTATAGAATTTACAATACGTGGATGGGCGATCCCAGCAAGTTACTTTTATTAGAGGCGTTCCTGAAGGTAGTCAAAAAACAGAACCTTTTGAATCAAGTTAATATTGTTGGAGATAAACTTAAATCTGGTTTACATGAATGCGAAAAAgaatttccaattataaattCAGTGCGAGGAAGAGGTACATTTTTAGCTGTCAACGTGGAAACAACAGCTTTGAGAGACAAAATAGTAGGAAACCTTAAGAAGAGAG GTGTTCTTACTGGAGGATCTGGTGATCAAGCGATACGATTTAGACCTTCTTTAACATTACAAGAACACCATGTAGATATACTATTAGACCGATTCAGAGAAGTTCTAAAggaactgaaataa